Proteins from one Drosophila gunungcola strain Sukarami chromosome 3R, Dgunungcola_SK_2, whole genome shotgun sequence genomic window:
- the LOC128252866 gene encoding maternal effect protein oskar, whose product MAAVRSEFPSEPNSNTNTNTNTITTNKTDRLRSVKNRVTTCLKQLCEKLQATGSFRKSSSSRFYKIFVRADYYGFREKSKFLRQFQKIYKSARKTESPELWKVPLAHDVTGQSSQQLQIVARLFSSTLISTEEITYHTNNYKNKSCKSRKSHESYNSSMTIIESNYIAVREEFPDIDTEVRAILLSHAQNGITISNIKSEYRKQTGCQFPLHDNVTDFLLTIPNVTAECSESGKRIFNLKPNVKNRHLLDMVLNQKQRTSDYSSGAPSVEDKPRPPPRYWKFPYKRRALSQLDNNLNTGPKLEEQEHQFQAVTTKAAPLQQLAKEAAESNWCYQDNWKHLNNFYQQSSANEPQMPVPINIYSDATEEPTQFAVPEPRPYGKNHNQNNKPNVNQQLGSFVNPFNDMNILKRRHDMTPTPTTLSSGTYNDSMLTISSDYDAYLLDFPLMGDDFMLYLARMELKCRFRRHERILQSGLCVSGQTINGARRRLKKVQLPAGTQIIVNIGSVDILCGRPLVQIEHDFRLLIKEMHSQRFVPILTNLAPLANYCHDKTMCDKIHRFNKFIRSECCHLKYIDIHSCLINERGIVRFDCFQSSPRQVTGSNQPYLFWNKIGRQRVLQTIELNLEY is encoded by the exons ATGGCCGCAGTCAGAAGTGAATTCCCCAGCGAACCGAACAGTAAtaccaacaccaacaccaacaccatTACCACCAACAAAACTGATCGCCTGAGGTCCGTGAAAAATCGGGTGACCACGTGTTTGAAGCAGTTGTGCGAAAAACTCCAGGCAACTGGATCTTTTCGCAAGAGTTCGTCCAGCCGATTCTATAAGATCTTCGTGAGGGCTGATTATTACGGTTTTCGGGAGAAATCCAAATTTTTGCGCCAGTTTCAGAAGATCTATAAATCGGCGCGAAAAACCGAATCGCCGGAGTTGTGGAAAGTGCCGTTGGCCCATGACGTCACCGGGCAGAGCAGCCAGCAGTTGCAAATCGTAGCCAGACTTTTCTCATCCACTCTGATTTCCACCGAGGAAATCACTTATCACACCAACaactacaaaaataaaagctgcAAAAGTCGGAAAAGCCACGAAAGCTACAACAGCAGCATGACCATTATCGAGAGCAACTATATAGCTGTGCGCGAGGAGTTTCCCGATATCGACACCGAGGTGCGCGCCATATTGCTCAGCCACGCCCAGAATGGTATCACGATATCGAACATCAAAa GTGAATATCGAAAGCAGACGGGCTGCCAGTTTCCACTGCACGACAACGTGACGGACTTCCTGCTGACCATTCCGAACGTGACCGCCGAGTGCAGCGAGTCCGGCAAGAGGATCTTCAACCTGAAGCCGAACGTGAAGAACCGCCACCTGCTCGACATGGTCCTCAACCAGAAGCAGCGCACCAGCGACTACAGCAGCGGAGCTCCCTCCGTGGAGGACAAACCTCGTCCGCCACCACGATACTGGAAGTTCCCCTACAAACGGCGGGCCTTGTCCCAGCTGGACAACAACCTGAACACCGGTCCAAAACTGGAGGAACAGGAACACCAGTTCCAGGCGGTTACCACCAAGGCGGCTCCACTGCAGCAACTGGCCAAGGAGGCAGCGGAGTCGAACTGGTGCTACCAGGACAATTGGAAACATCT CAACAACTTCTACCAGCAATCCAGCGCAAACGAACCGCAGATGCCAGTGCCCATTAATATCTACAGCGATGCTACTGAGGAACCAACTCAGTTTGCTGTTCCCGAGCCGCGACCATACGGCAAGAACCACAACCAGAATAACAAACCAAATGTAAATCAGCAACTGGGATCATTCGTGAACCCATTTAATGATATGAATATACTGAAGAGACGCCACGATATGACGCCAACACCCACGACTTTATCCAGTGGAACGTATAACGATTCAATGTTGACCATCAGTTCGGATTACGATGCCTACCTGCTCGACTTTCCGCTCATGGGCGATGATTTTATGCTATATCTCGCCCGCATGGAGCTAAAATGCCGATTCAGGCGACACGAGCGGATCCTTCAGTCCGGACTTTGCGTCTCCGGGCAAACGATCAATGGCGCCCGGCGGCGGTTGAAGAAAGTTCAACTGCCCGCTGGCACCCAGATCATCGTGAACATCGGCTCCGTGGATATATTGTGCGGAAGGCCTTTGGTTCAAATCGAACACGATTTCCGGCTGCTGATCAAGGAGATGCATAGCCAGCGATTTGTGCCCATTCTCACAAATCTGGCCCCGCTGGCCAACTATTGCCACGACAAGACTATGTGTGATAAGATCCATCGGTTCAACAAATTTATCCGCAGCGAGTGCTGTCACCTGAAATACATCGACATACACTCCTGTCTGATCAACGAACGGGGCATCGTGCGGTTCGATTGTTTTCAAAG CTCACCACGCCAAGTCACGGGTTCCAATCAGCCATATCTGTTCTGGAACAAAATCGGGCGTCAACGCGTGCTGCAAACTATTGAATTAAATCTGGAGTATTGA
- the LOC128252865 gene encoding succinate--CoA ligase [ADP-forming] subunit beta, mitochondrial, producing MASFLARTGGPLLETVRPAAVKKILGLAPVAVQQLRNLNVQEHVSYSLLNESKIPTPRFAVAKNGKEANDIATKLKTDNLVLKAQVLAGGRGKGTFKNGLKGGVRVVYDPQTAEELSAKMIDQLLVTKQTGAAGRICKKVMVAERKFPRREFYFAVMMERAFNGPVLIASKEGGVDIEEVAASSPDAILYEPIDIGTGLTSEQAQKIIKKVGLGGDGEDTHVQMLMNLYDLFVKKDALLVEINPYAEDAMSGYFALDAKLRFDDNAEFRQKELFALRDWTQEDPKEVEAAKYNLNYIALDGTIGCMVNGAGLAMATMDIIKLYGGEPANFLDVGGGATAEAVKAAFKIITSDPKVLCILVNIFGGIMRCDVIAEGIISATKDLNLNMPVVVRLQGTKVKEARELIRTSGLKILARDDLDKAADLAVHLAQIVKLAREMKMDVNFEIPDAQNGKGGKADCKKDDKKDEKKGDKKDDKKSDCTKKEAKKKEEKKDICKKNESSDKKDKK from the exons ATGGCTTCATTCTTGGCACGAACGGGAGGTCCCCTTCTGGAAACAGTTAGGCCAGCGGCCGTTAAAAAG ATTCTTGGCCTGGCTCCTGTTGCCGTCCAGCAGTTGAGGAACCTCAATGTCCAGGAGCATGTTTCCTACAGTCTCCTCAACGAGAGCAAAATCCCAACACCTCG TTTCGCTGTTGCCAAGAACGGAAAGGAGGCCAACGACATTGCCACTAAGCTGAAGACGGACAATCTGGTGCTGAAGGCCCAGGTTCTGGCCGGAGGACGAGGCAAGGGAACCTTCAAGAATGGCCTGAAGGGAGGTGTTCGCGTGGTCTACGA CCCCCAAACCGCTGAGGAGCTTTCCGCAAAGATGATCGATCAACTTCTGGTCACCAAGCAGACCGGAGCAGCTGGTCGCATCTGCAAGAAGGTGATGGTAGCCGAAAGGAAATTCCCCCGCCGTGAGTTCTACTTCGCCGTGATGATGGAGCGTGCCTTTAAC GGTCCCGTCTTGATTGCCTCCAAGGAGGGTGGCGTGGACATTGAGGAGGTGGCTGCCAGCAGTCCCGATGCCATTCTGTACGAACCCATCGACATTGGCACTGGCTTGACCAGCGAACAGGCCCAGAAGATCATTAAGAAAGTTGGTCTGGGCGGTGATGGTGAGGACACCCACGTCCAGATGTTGATGAACCTGTACGATCTGTTCGTCAAGAAGGATGCTCTCTTGGTTGAGATCAACCCGTATGCCGAGGATGCCATGAGTGGCT ACTTCGCATTGGACGCCAAGCTGCGTTTCGACGACAATGCTGAGTTCCGCCAGAAGGAGCTGTTCGCTCTGCGTGATTGGACCCAAGAGGATCCCAAGGAAGTTGAGGCTGCCAAATACAACCTTAACTACATTGCCCTGGATGGCACTATTGGTTGCATGGTGAATGGAGCTGGTTTGGCCATGGCCACCATGGATATTATTAAGCTGTACGGCGGCGAGCCAGCCAATTTCCTGGATGTGGGTGGTGGTGCCACTGCCGAGGCTGTCAAGGCCGCCTTCAAGATCATCACCTCCGACCCGAAGGTGCTCTGCATTCTGGTCAACATTTTCGGAGGCATCATGCGATGCGATGTCATTGCCGAGGGTATCATTTCCGCCACCAAGGACCTGAATCTGAATATGCCCGTGGTTGTGCGTCTCCAG GGCACCAAAGTCAAGGAAGCCCGCGAATTGATTCGCACATCTGGACTGAAGATTCTGGCCCGCGACGATCTGGACAAGGCTGCCGATCTGGCCGTGCACTTGGCGCAAATCGTCAAGCTGGCCCGCGAAATGAAGATGGATGTGAACTTCGAGATTCCCGATGCCCAAAA TGGAAAGGGTGGAAAAGCAGATTGCAAGAAAGACGATAAGAAAGATGAGAAGAAAGGGGATAAGAAGGATGACAAGAAATCCGATTGCACGAAGAAAGaggcaaagaaaaaagaggaaaagaaAGACATTTGCAAAAAGAATGAATCCTCTGACAAGAAGGACAAGAAGTGA
- the LOC128252863 gene encoding beta-catenin-like protein 1 — protein sequence MDIGELLAFKPEQTPKRPHEDDDEDFDLESSHGKRGGGDEKIKRMRRIAEAKESAHYLKQSGGASAASGGGTATTSFEFDPELTEEERLNILKYVENEEADGDVLDEQSLKKLILVFEKRNLKNQEMRIKFADSPEKFMDSELELHTVIQELKGVATVPDLYPLLVELHGLHSLLELLAHQNTDIAVAVVDLLQEVTDVDILGESQEGAESLIEALRKEQICALLVQNLERLNEQVKEESDGVHNTLAIVENLTEIDSEFVKEAAEQGLLAWLLKRLRGKSPFDPNKLYCSEILSILIQTENDNRLLLGSLDGVDVLLQQLAVYKRHDPGSNEEQEYMQNLFNCLCSALMARENRDRFLSGEGLQLMNLMLREKKMSRNGSLKVLDHAMAGQDGRDNCNKFVEILGLRTIFPLFMKTPKRNKQRLISADEHEEHVTSVIASMLRNCKGTHRQRMLAKFTENDHEKVDRLLELHLKYLAKVEAIDKEIDQQAKDPSIDEDEEAENNYIKRLTGGLFTLQRIDYILLEVSATGDTVKQRVLQILNLRGASMKTIRSIMREYAGNLGDGDTDWREQEQTHILSLVDRF from the exons ATGGACATCGGCGAACTGCTGGCTTTTAAG CCGGAACAGACGCCAAAGCGTCCGcacgaggacgacgacgaggactTCGATTTGGAGAGCTCCCATGGAAAACGGGGCGGTGGCGATGAGAAAATCAAACGCATGCGGCGCATCGCCGAAGCCAAGGAGTCGGCACACTATTTGAAACAAAGTGGAGGAGCATCTGCCGCATCCGGCGGCGGCACCGCCACCACCAGCTTCGAATTCGATCCGGAACTCACGGAGGAGGAGCGACTGAACATCCTTAAGTACGTGGAGAACGAGGAGGCTGATGGCGATGTTCTGGACGAGCAGAGCCTCAAGAAACTGATACTGGTGTTCGAGAAGAGGAACCTCAAAAACCAGGAGATGCGCATCAAGTTCGCCGACAGTCCCGAAAAGTTCATGGACTCGGAGTTGGAGCTGCACACAGTGATCCAGGAGCTGAAGGGCGTGGCCACGGTTCCCGATCTGTATCCGCTCCTTGTGGAACTGCATGGCTTGCACAGTTTGCTGGAGCTTCTGGCCCATCAAAATACGGACATAGCTGTGGCCGTTGTGGATCTCTTGCAGGAGGTAACCGACGTGGACATTCTGGGCGAAAGTCAAGAGGGTGCCGAATCCCTGATAGAAGCCCTAAGGAAAGAGCAAATCTGTGCTCTTCTTGTCCAGAATTTGGAGAGACTGAACGAGCAGGTCAAGGAGGAATCCGATGGAGTGCATAACACACTGGCCATTGTGGAGAACCTCACCGAAATCGATTCGGAATTCGTCAAGGAGGCCGCTGAACAGGGATTGTTGGCGTGGCTGCTGAAACGCCTGCGCGGAAAGTCGCCCTTCGATCCCAACAAACTGTACTGCAGCGAGATTCTTTCCATCCTCATACAAACCGAGAATGACAACCGACTGCTGCTGGGCTCGCTTGATGGAGTGGATGTGCTGCTCCAACAGCTGGCCGTCTACAAAAGACACGATCCCGGGAGCAACGAGGAGCAGGAGTATATGCAGAACCTATTCAATTGCCTCTGTTCCGCTTTGATGGCCCGTGAGAATCGCGATCGCTTTCTCAGCGGCGAGGGTCTTCAGCTAATGAACCTGATGCTCAGGGAGAAGAAAATGTCCCGGAATGGTTCGCTCAAGGTTCTCGATCATGCCATGGCCGGTCAGGATGGCAGGGATAATTGTAACAAGTTCGTCGAGATCCTCGGCCTGCGCACCATCTTTCCGCTCTTCATGAAAACCCCCAAGCGCAACAAGCAGCGACTGATCTCCGCCGATGAGCACGAGGAGCATGTGACCTCCGTCATTGCATCGATGCTGCGCAACTGCAAGGGCACGCATCGCCAGCGAATGTTGGCCAAGTTCACTGAGAACGATCACGAGAAGGTGGACCGGCTGCTGGAGCTGCATCTCAAGTATCTGGCCAAGGTGGAGGCCATAGACAAGGAGATCGATCAGCAGGCTAAG GATCCCAGCATTGACGAAGACGAAGAGGCGGAGAACAACTATATTAAACGGCTGACCGGAGGATTGTTCACATTGCAGCGCATCGACTACATCCTGCTGGAGGTCAGTGCCACCGGCGATACTGTTAAGCAGCGCGTTTTGCAGATCCTTAACTTGCGTGGCGCCTCCATGAAGACCATACGCAGCATTATGAGAG AATATGCTGGCAACCTGGGCGATGGCGACACTGACTGGCGGGAACAGGAGCAGACCCACATTTTATCTCTAGTCGATCGTTTCTAA